In Magnolia sinica isolate HGM2019 chromosome 12, MsV1, whole genome shotgun sequence, a single genomic region encodes these proteins:
- the LOC131220300 gene encoding uncharacterized mitochondrial protein AtMg00810-like, whose product MVRVLLALAASKSWKLWQMDVKNAFLHGEIDQDIYMEQPSGFQSKRHQDYEGKLAIVLVYVDDLIITGDNDSEIERTRENLFVRFQMKELGELKHFIGLEIDQSNKGRFLCQQKYAKDLLKKYGMLECKPIAKPIEVNARLCSEEGKDLEDVTMYQQIVGILIYFTLSRPDIAYAVGVVSRFIQIPKKPQLEAVCQILRYVKGTIDLGLLYKKSGVCKIVGYCDADYGGDHDTRRSTTGYVFNLGSGAISWCSKRQPTVSLSTTEAEYRAMAMAAQESTWLIHLMRDLHQLDDYPMILRRDNLSAFCLAENPVFHARTKYVEVHYHFVREKVLQEEIEMSHVKTDDQVADILTKGLSNTKFTEFKKQLGMMTKAEL is encoded by the exons ATGGTGCGAGTATTACTAGCACTTGCAGCGAGCAAATCTTGGAAGTTGtggcagatggatgtgaagaatgcCTTTCTACATGGAGAAATTGATCAAGATATCTACATGGAGCAGCCAAGTGGTTTCCAGAGTAAAAGGCATCAAGATTAC GAAGGTAAACTAGCAATAGTGCTAGTATACGTGGATGACTTAATCATCACTGGAGATAATGACAGTGAGATTGAAAGGACAAGAGAGAACTTGTTTGTGCGATTCCAAATGAAGGAACTTGGAGAACTAAAGCATTTTATTGGGTTAGAGATTGACCAAAGCAACAAAGGCAGATTCCTCTGTCAGCAGAAGTATGCCAAAGACCTATTAAAGAAATATGGGATGCTTGAATGCAAGCCAATTGCCAAACCTATAGAGGTTAACGCCAGACTATGTTCGGAAGAAGGAAAAGACTTGGAAGATGTAACTATGTACCAACAAATAGTTGGTATTCTAATCTACTTTACATTATCACGACCAGATATAGCTTATGCAGTTGGTGTGGTTAGCCGGTTCATACAAATACCAAAGAAGCCGCAACTTGAAGCAGTATGTCAAATACTGAGGTATGTGAAGGGTACGATAGACCTTGGTCTATTATATAAGAAAAGTGGAGTATGCAAGATAGTTGGGTACTGCGATGCTGACTATGGTGGTGATCATGATACACGACGATCAACTACTGGATACGTATTCAACCTTGGCTCAGGAGCAATCTCTTGGTGTAGCAAGAGACAACCTACAGTATCTTTATCAACCACGGAGGCTGAATACAGAGCAATGGCGATGGCAGCACAAGAAAGCACATGGCTTATACATTTAATGAGGGATCTTCATCAACTAGATGATTATCCAATGATATTGCGCCGCGACAATCTATCAGCATTCTGCTTGGCTGAGAATCCAGTGTTTCATGCCAGGACTAAGTATGTGGAGGTACACTATCACTTCGTgagagagaaggtacttcaaGAAGAAATCGAGATGAGTCATGTGAAGACCGATGATCAAGTTGCAGACATACTCACAAAAGGACTTAGCAATACTAAGTTCACCGAATTCAAAAAACAACTtggcatgatgaccaaggcagaaTTGTGA